In one window of Cytophagia bacterium CHB2 DNA:
- a CDS encoding GxxExxY protein, with amino-acid sequence MGEILYKDEGYAIQGAIFEVYREMGCGFLEAVYQECLAKEFSRRNVPFASQVDLTIFYKGEKLQQAYKPDFICYDKIIVELKAVKAIDDVHRAQVFNYLKATGLRLGLLVNFGHYPKATIERIIL; translated from the coding sequence ATGGGTGAGATACTATACAAAGACGAGGGTTACGCAATTCAAGGCGCGATTTTTGAAGTGTATCGGGAAATGGGATGTGGGTTTCTGGAAGCAGTTTATCAGGAATGTCTTGCCAAAGAATTTTCACGGCGGAACGTGCCGTTTGCCTCTCAAGTTGATCTGACCATATTCTATAAAGGCGAGAAGCTGCAGCAGGCTTATAAACCGGATTTCATTTGTTACGACAAAATCATCGTTGAATTGAAAGCCGTTAAAGCCATCGACGACGTGCATCGGGCGCAAGTTTTCAATTATCTGAAAGCGACCGGTTTGCGGCTGGGTTTGTTGGTCAATTTTGGGCATTATCCCAAGGCGACTATTGAGAGGAT